The proteins below come from a single Limosilactobacillus reuteri genomic window:
- the recG gene encoding ATP-dependent DNA helicase RecG, whose protein sequence is MRSLTDSVANLKGVGPKRVADLATLGIDTIEDLLTYYPTRYNDFTPTDIESAKDKQKITLQGVVVSEPLLVRYGYRRNRLTFRMQVGNEVVIATFFNQPYIKKQIELNQQVTVMGKWDASRRQVTGNKLLKEKADDRNEFGAVYAVNKHIRQNVLQSFIRQAYEEYANIIPTYLPETIRQRYRLMDRRQMIREIHFPQTQATAKAARRTAAYEEFFLFQLRLQAIRRAHRQEDGERILYHNDELKEFIGGLPFELTDAQKRVVNEICRDMRQPYQMNRLLQGDVGSGKTIVAAIAIYAAITAGYQAALMAPTEILAGQHAEKLAKIFEGTHVQVALLTGSLTAKQHRELLTAMKRGDVNLIVGTHALIQDGVEYANLGLVITDEQHRFGVNQRQQLREKGEHPDVLAMTATPIPRTLAITNYGEMDVSIIDQLPAGRKPIQTKWLQSNQHAAAIHFLRDQLKQGAQAYVVSPLIEESAALDVQNATDLYNQLSADLEPAYKVGLLHGRMGTEEKDEAMRQFKSGELQVLVATTVIEVGVDNPNATVMVIYDADRFGLAQLHQLRGRVGRGSRQSYCLLIADPKTDEGKARMKTMVATDDGFKIAEQDLKLRGSGDILGKKQSGMPEFKVGDPVADLKMLQIARADAGNLLGMPNWDQVDENQPLVLYLKRHELETHFD, encoded by the coding sequence TTGCGGAGTTTAACGGATTCCGTCGCCAATTTAAAAGGAGTTGGTCCTAAGCGGGTAGCAGATCTAGCTACTCTGGGAATAGATACTATTGAAGATTTGTTGACGTATTATCCCACTCGCTATAACGATTTTACGCCTACAGACATTGAAAGCGCCAAGGATAAGCAGAAAATTACTCTTCAAGGAGTAGTGGTGTCAGAACCGCTCTTGGTCCGCTATGGTTATCGGCGCAACCGGCTTACCTTTCGAATGCAGGTAGGTAATGAAGTGGTGATCGCAACTTTTTTTAATCAGCCCTATATTAAAAAGCAAATCGAACTAAATCAGCAAGTAACTGTAATGGGGAAATGGGATGCATCTCGCCGTCAAGTAACAGGAAACAAGCTTCTTAAGGAAAAAGCTGATGATCGAAATGAGTTTGGTGCGGTCTATGCGGTGAATAAGCATATCCGGCAAAATGTCCTCCAAAGTTTTATTCGTCAAGCTTACGAGGAATATGCCAATATCATTCCAACGTATTTGCCAGAAACGATTCGTCAACGATACCGGTTAATGGATCGGCGACAAATGATTAGGGAAATTCACTTTCCACAAACTCAGGCAACTGCAAAAGCCGCCCGCCGAACAGCAGCTTACGAAGAGTTTTTCCTGTTTCAGTTACGACTGCAAGCAATTCGCCGTGCCCACCGTCAAGAAGATGGCGAGCGGATTTTATACCATAATGACGAGTTAAAAGAATTTATTGGCGGACTCCCATTTGAATTAACTGATGCCCAAAAACGGGTTGTTAATGAAATTTGCCGTGATATGCGTCAACCATACCAGATGAATCGATTGTTACAGGGAGATGTTGGTTCTGGAAAAACAATTGTTGCTGCTATTGCCATTTATGCAGCTATTACTGCCGGTTATCAAGCAGCTTTAATGGCGCCGACAGAAATTCTGGCAGGACAACATGCTGAGAAATTAGCGAAAATTTTTGAAGGAACCCATGTCCAGGTTGCTCTTCTGACTGGTTCATTGACTGCTAAGCAACATCGGGAACTATTGACGGCGATGAAGCGGGGGGATGTCAACCTCATTGTCGGAACCCATGCGCTAATTCAAGATGGAGTTGAGTATGCTAATCTTGGTCTGGTAATTACTGATGAACAGCACCGTTTTGGGGTCAACCAGCGTCAGCAACTTCGTGAAAAAGGCGAACATCCTGATGTATTAGCCATGACAGCGACCCCTATCCCACGGACACTAGCGATTACTAATTATGGTGAAATGGATGTTTCGATAATTGACCAATTACCGGCTGGGCGAAAACCAATTCAAACAAAGTGGCTACAGTCTAACCAACATGCCGCAGCAATCCATTTCTTACGTGACCAATTAAAGCAAGGAGCACAGGCGTATGTTGTGAGTCCTTTGATTGAGGAATCAGCGGCTTTAGATGTACAAAACGCGACTGATCTTTATAATCAGCTATCGGCCGATCTTGAGCCAGCTTATAAAGTGGGCTTACTCCATGGACGAATGGGGACGGAAGAAAAAGATGAAGCGATGCGCCAGTTTAAATCTGGTGAGCTTCAAGTTTTAGTTGCAACCACGGTTATTGAAGTTGGTGTTGATAATCCTAATGCAACGGTAATGGTTATATATGATGCTGATCGTTTTGGGCTTGCACAGCTTCACCAATTACGTGGTCGGGTTGGTCGAGGCAGTCGACAAAGTTATTGTCTCTTAATTGCCGATCCGAAAACTGATGAAGGAAAAGCCCGGATGAAAACGATGGTTGCTACCGATGATGGATTTAAGATAGCTGAACAAGACTTGAAACTACGGGGATCTGGAGATATTTTAGGAAAAAAGCAATCGGGGATGCCAGAATTTAAAGTGGGTGATCCGGTTGCTGATTTGAAAATGCTGCAAATTGCCCGTGCTGATGCTGGGAACCTATTAGGGATGCCCAATTGGGATCAGGTCGATGAAAATCAGCCACTTGTTTTATATTTAAAGCGTCATGAACTGGAGACGCACTTTGACTAA
- the rsgA gene encoding ribosome small subunit-dependent GTPase A, producing the protein MKTGIIQQSLSGFYDVIADEKIYRTRARGNFRQRKIKPVVGDHVEFSAENQQEGYLLKILPRRNQLVRPPVANVDMAVVVTSAKEPAFSANLLDRQLIALEAQDVTPLIYFSKTDLLTDDEYQQLLPTIEGYRKIGYHVYAAREPFNPDQLVSLMEELKGNIVTMMGQTGAGKSTLLNHLAPQLKLATGEISQALQRGRHTTRKVSLLDVNGALIADTPGFSSYETFDMTVNDLPHLFPEMAKNSADCKFRGCLHIKEPQCAVKEAVNNGIIMKSRYDDYLQFHELITNQKPNYKK; encoded by the coding sequence TTGAAAACAGGAATAATCCAACAATCATTAAGTGGCTTTTATGATGTAATTGCAGATGAAAAGATTTATCGGACAAGGGCGCGTGGAAACTTTCGTCAACGAAAGATCAAGCCAGTAGTTGGCGATCATGTTGAATTCAGTGCTGAAAATCAACAGGAAGGGTATTTATTAAAAATCTTGCCTCGTCGCAATCAGTTGGTGCGGCCGCCTGTTGCTAATGTTGATATGGCAGTTGTCGTAACCTCAGCTAAAGAACCAGCATTTTCCGCTAACCTTTTAGACCGTCAATTGATTGCTTTAGAAGCCCAAGATGTTACTCCTTTAATTTATTTTTCAAAGACTGACTTACTGACAGATGATGAATACCAACAACTTTTACCAACGATCGAGGGCTATCGTAAAATTGGCTACCATGTTTATGCGGCCCGTGAGCCCTTTAACCCTGATCAATTAGTAAGTTTGATGGAAGAATTAAAGGGAAATATTGTAACAATGATGGGGCAGACAGGAGCAGGGAAGTCAACCTTGCTTAATCATTTGGCTCCCCAATTAAAATTAGCGACTGGTGAAATTTCCCAAGCGCTTCAACGGGGACGGCATACAACAAGAAAAGTAAGTTTACTAGATGTTAACGGTGCTCTGATAGCCGATACCCCAGGTTTTTCATCGTACGAAACATTTGATATGACGGTAAATGATTTGCCGCATTTATTCCCTGAAATGGCTAAAAATTCAGCTGATTGTAAGTTTCGGGGTTGCCTTCACATAAAAGAACCACAATGTGCTGTGAAGGAAGCGGTAAACAATGGTATAATCATGAAGAGTCGGTATGATGATTATCTTCAGTTCCATGAATTGATTACTAATCAAAAACCAAATTATAAGAAATGA
- the rpmB gene encoding 50S ribosomal protein L28, translating to MAKDFINGKRTQFGNKRSHALNSSRRSWKPNLQKVTILVNGKPKKVYVSARTLKSGKVTRV from the coding sequence ATGGCTAAAGATTTTATCAACGGTAAACGGACGCAATTTGGTAATAAGCGTTCTCACGCCCTTAACTCAAGTCGGCGTAGCTGGAAGCCTAACTTGCAAAAGGTAACCATTTTAGTTAATGGTAAGCCTAAGAAGGTATACGTTTCAGCACGTACACTGAAGTCAGGTAAAGTGACTCGGGTTTAA
- the rnc gene encoding ribonuclease III: MIKELQDYLAKEFNIHFDNPALLAEAFTQASYVNEHPNQGLKYYERIEFLGDAVLELIVSEYIYKRFPELPQGKLTRLRAAMVCEDSFSKFAKECHFDQYIRLGHGEEMAGARERPGLLCDIFESFIGALYLDQGRPAVEKFVQRVIFPKLDMGWFDHAVDAKTSLQEFLQRDGDIAIEYHLVEESGTENDPEFKVNVTANGDVIGEGKGSSKKHAEMQAAQQALDNMRNKNK; the protein is encoded by the coding sequence ATGATCAAAGAATTACAAGACTACCTGGCCAAGGAATTTAATATTCATTTTGATAATCCTGCTTTATTAGCAGAAGCTTTTACTCAAGCTTCGTATGTAAATGAACATCCTAACCAAGGATTAAAATATTACGAACGGATTGAATTTCTTGGCGATGCTGTGTTGGAACTGATCGTTTCAGAATATATTTATAAACGTTTCCCTGAATTGCCACAGGGAAAACTTACTCGCTTAAGAGCGGCAATGGTATGTGAAGATAGTTTTTCTAAATTTGCCAAGGAATGTCATTTTGATCAATATATTCGCTTGGGTCATGGTGAGGAAATGGCCGGCGCAAGAGAACGGCCAGGCTTGCTATGTGATATTTTTGAATCATTTATTGGTGCCCTCTATTTAGATCAAGGCCGACCAGCAGTCGAAAAATTTGTCCAACGGGTTATCTTTCCTAAACTTGATATGGGCTGGTTTGATCATGCTGTTGATGCCAAGACCAGTCTTCAGGAATTTCTCCAACGTGACGGTGACATTGCCATTGAATATCATTTGGTGGAGGAAAGCGGAACAGAAAATGACCCTGAATTTAAAGTAAATGTTACTGCTAACGGTGACGTTATCGGTGAAGGAAAGGGCTCATCAAAGAAGCATGCTGAAATGCAAGCAGCACAACAGGCACTTGATAATATGAGAAATAAAAATAAATAG
- a CDS encoding thiamine diphosphokinase codes for MRVNILVGGPLEMVPTELILQRKDEKWIGVDRGALRLLRWGIKPVLAIGDFDSVTGEELQGLEGKITRIKTYPPEKDYTDTQLGVKFAIQEQADEIEIFGATGGRLDHLLANLFLPLQSEFKPYLTKIKIIDCQNVVSYYLPGDYTISRLPHKKYLAFVNLTPVRGLTLKDEKYPLQNWSSQIPFSWTSNEFTAGENHFSFESGIISVIQCSDQLK; via the coding sequence ATGAGAGTAAATATACTAGTTGGCGGTCCGCTTGAAATGGTTCCAACCGAGTTGATTTTGCAACGTAAAGATGAAAAATGGATTGGGGTTGACCGGGGGGCTTTAAGATTATTAAGGTGGGGAATTAAGCCGGTTTTAGCAATTGGTGACTTTGATTCCGTTACTGGGGAGGAATTGCAAGGTTTAGAAGGTAAAATTACTCGTATAAAAACTTATCCTCCTGAAAAAGATTATACTGATACGCAATTGGGCGTGAAATTTGCAATCCAAGAACAGGCTGATGAAATTGAAATTTTTGGTGCAACGGGAGGACGCTTAGACCATTTATTAGCTAACCTCTTTCTTCCGTTGCAGAGTGAATTTAAACCATACTTAACCAAGATTAAGATTATTGACTGTCAAAATGTTGTCTCTTACTACTTGCCAGGGGATTACACTATTTCTCGCCTGCCGCATAAGAAGTACCTGGCCTTTGTCAATCTTACTCCTGTTCGAGGCCTTACGTTAAAAGACGAAAAATATCCACTGCAAAACTGGAGTAGTCAAATTCCATTTTCGTGGACAAGCAATGAATTTACAGCTGGAGAAAATCATTTTTCATTTGAAAGTGGAATTATTTCTGTAATTCAGTGTAGCGACCAATTAAAATAG
- the rpe gene encoding ribulose-phosphate 3-epimerase — MIKVAPSILSADYVNLQKDIEKVEKAGAPYLHIDVMDGTFVPSISYGPGFVKAIRPITNMVLDVHLMVESPEHILPMFIDAGADIIGVQVEATQHIHRALQIIKNGGVKAEVVINPGTPVAMIEPVLHMVDQVLVMTVNPGFGGQKFLPETVDKIAQLNAIKEEKGYNFDIEVDGGVNDKTVVDCYKAGATVAVAGSYVFNAEDPAERIKALEDATK; from the coding sequence ATGATTAAAGTTGCACCATCAATTTTAAGTGCAGATTATGTAAATTTACAAAAGGACATTGAAAAGGTAGAAAAGGCCGGTGCACCATACTTACACATTGATGTTATGGATGGTACCTTTGTTCCAAGTATTTCTTACGGACCAGGTTTTGTTAAGGCTATTCGTCCAATTACAAACATGGTATTGGATGTGCACTTGATGGTTGAAAGTCCAGAACATATTTTACCAATGTTCATTGATGCTGGCGCTGATATTATTGGTGTTCAAGTAGAAGCTACTCAACACATTCACCGTGCTCTTCAAATTATCAAAAACGGTGGCGTAAAAGCCGAAGTTGTTATTAACCCAGGTACACCAGTAGCGATGATTGAACCAGTATTACACATGGTTGACCAAGTCTTGGTAATGACTGTTAACCCTGGATTTGGTGGTCAAAAGTTCTTACCGGAAACCGTTGACAAGATTGCCCAATTAAACGCAATTAAAGAAGAAAAGGGCTATAATTTCGATATTGAAGTAGACGGTGGAGTTAACGATAAGACAGTTGTCGATTGCTACAAAGCCGGTGCTACAGTAGCAGTTGCAGGTTCATATGTCTTTAACGCTGAAGATCCTGCTGAACGAATCAAGGCTCTTGAAGATGCTACTAAGTAA
- the acpP gene encoding acyl carrier protein has product MADNKKTEIFNKVSEIVADHFDVDRAKITDDLNLKTDLDADSIDFVEFVLELEDTFGEEINDEDAEKLSTIGEVVDYIAEHTAN; this is encoded by the coding sequence ATGGCTGATAATAAGAAAACAGAAATCTTTAATAAGGTTTCAGAGATTGTTGCTGACCATTTTGATGTTGATCGGGCTAAGATTACTGATGATTTGAACTTAAAGACAGATTTGGATGCTGATTCAATTGACTTTGTTGAATTTGTTCTCGAATTAGAGGATACGTTTGGCGAAGAAATTAATGATGAAGATGCTGAAAAGTTAAGTACAATCGGTGAAGTTGTTGATTACATTGCAGAACATACTGCCAACTAA
- the pknB gene encoding Stk1 family PASTA domain-containing Ser/Thr kinase: MNPGYEIGHRYRIIRSLGEGGMANVYLAHDMVLDRDVSVKLLRLDLRDDPSTKRRFHREAMAATQLNDPHIVGIYDVGEDHGLQYMVMQYVKGTDLKAYIKKHYPIPLPQVIDIMEQVLSAVATAHAHGIIHRDLKPQNILIDENKNVKITDFGIAVAVSQDSLTQTNTLMGSVHYLSPEQARGSIATKQSDIYSLGIILFELLTGKVPFEGETAVSIALKHFREEIPSVREQNKEIPQSLENVIIKATAKEPAERYSSVNEMAADLKTVLDPQRANEPRLKIQQDDNGETKVLDIKHLKADDYQPKKSTDSPTVDPSTKPQKWKKYGIVSGTLGMIVLIAVCSWWFLIRQVIIPDVEGMTVLKAEQRLHQQNLRIGKITRVNSQAVDKNRIVSTNPDVSHKTRVSTPINLTVSTGVKQLQMADYVGEDYSSVAANLRRKGFQVHQEPVYSDDIDKGQIIRQNHKKGTIVKPAANTIIFRVSAGKEPIKIPNFKNQDISAVQQFANKNNLQLTTQEKKSKTIATNHVINQTPRAGSTLNHGDTLTVSIANSGNQTKTTNIQINIPFDGNGGQRENRVQVYIRDANHNLTMEYQDITINQETTINVPFTLKQGQTGAYRVVRNGRTIMSATNITG, from the coding sequence ATGAATCCTGGATATGAAATTGGTCACCGATATCGGATAATTCGGTCACTGGGTGAAGGTGGAATGGCTAATGTCTACTTGGCACATGATATGGTTCTTGATCGGGACGTTTCTGTTAAACTATTGCGTCTTGACTTACGGGACGATCCAAGTACTAAACGGCGATTTCACCGGGAGGCAATGGCCGCAACGCAGTTAAATGATCCTCATATTGTTGGAATTTATGACGTTGGTGAGGATCATGGCTTGCAATACATGGTAATGCAATATGTAAAGGGGACAGACCTTAAAGCATATATAAAAAAGCACTATCCGATTCCACTTCCACAAGTTATTGATATTATGGAACAGGTGCTTTCAGCAGTTGCGACCGCCCATGCTCATGGGATTATCCACCGGGACTTAAAACCACAAAATATCTTAATTGATGAAAATAAAAACGTTAAAATTACTGATTTTGGAATTGCGGTTGCTGTATCGCAAGACTCATTAACGCAGACTAATACCTTGATGGGGTCAGTTCACTACCTATCCCCAGAACAAGCGCGAGGAAGCATTGCTACTAAACAATCAGATATCTATTCACTAGGAATTATCTTGTTTGAACTTCTAACAGGAAAGGTTCCGTTTGAAGGAGAAACGGCTGTCTCAATTGCCTTGAAGCATTTCCGCGAAGAAATACCTTCTGTTCGTGAACAGAACAAAGAAATTCCTCAATCACTCGAAAACGTAATCATTAAAGCGACAGCAAAGGAACCAGCTGAGCGGTATAGTTCAGTTAATGAAATGGCGGCTGATTTGAAAACCGTCCTTGATCCACAAAGAGCTAATGAGCCGCGGTTAAAGATCCAACAAGATGATAATGGAGAAACTAAGGTGTTAGATATTAAACACCTAAAAGCTGATGATTACCAACCAAAGAAGTCAACTGATTCACCAACCGTTGATCCATCAACTAAACCGCAAAAGTGGAAAAAATATGGGATTGTTAGTGGAACGCTTGGCATGATTGTGCTGATTGCAGTCTGTAGCTGGTGGTTCTTGATCCGTCAAGTAATCATCCCCGATGTAGAAGGAATGACAGTGCTAAAGGCAGAACAACGATTGCACCAGCAAAACTTACGGATTGGTAAGATTACTCGAGTAAATAGTCAGGCGGTTGATAAAAACCGAATTGTTTCAACCAATCCTGACGTCAGCCATAAGACCCGTGTTAGTACCCCAATTAATTTAACGGTTAGTACAGGAGTTAAGCAATTGCAAATGGCTGATTATGTTGGTGAGGACTATTCTTCAGTAGCCGCTAACCTTCGTCGCAAGGGATTTCAAGTTCATCAAGAACCAGTGTATTCGGATGATATCGATAAGGGACAGATTATCAGACAAAACCACAAAAAAGGTACGATTGTTAAGCCTGCTGCTAACACAATTATTTTTCGAGTAAGCGCAGGGAAAGAACCAATTAAGATTCCAAACTTTAAGAATCAAGATATTAGTGCTGTGCAACAGTTTGCAAATAAAAATAATTTGCAATTGACAACTCAAGAGAAAAAATCAAAAACAATCGCGACTAACCATGTGATTAATCAGACGCCGCGAGCTGGATCGACATTAAATCATGGTGATACGTTAACGGTTTCCATTGCTAATTCTGGTAATCAAACAAAGACGACGAATATTCAGATTAACATTCCATTCGATGGAAATGGTGGCCAGCGTGAAAACCGTGTACAGGTATATATCAGAGATGCCAACCATAATTTAACAATGGAGTATCAAGATATTACAATTAATCAGGAAACAACAATTAATGTGCCATTTACCCTTAAACAAGGACAAACAGGTGCATACCGTGTTGTTCGCAATGGACGAACGATTATGAGTGCAACAAATATTACTGGATAA
- a CDS encoding Asp23/Gls24 family envelope stress response protein, giving the protein MAVKIKTKSGTIDIDNDVISSVVGGAATDNYGVVGMASRNPLRDGVNQILRRENFARGVVVRQQDNGVAVDVNIIVGYGTKISEVSKSVQAKVKYNLETMLGITANSVNVCVQGVRTLED; this is encoded by the coding sequence ATGGCAGTAAAAATCAAAACTAAGTCAGGTACAATTGACATTGATAATGATGTGATTTCATCAGTTGTTGGTGGGGCTGCTACTGATAACTACGGTGTTGTTGGAATGGCAAGCCGAAACCCCCTCCGTGATGGGGTTAACCAAATTCTTCGTCGTGAAAATTTTGCGCGCGGCGTTGTTGTTCGGCAGCAAGATAATGGTGTAGCTGTTGACGTAAATATTATTGTAGGCTATGGCACAAAGATCTCAGAAGTATCAAAAAGTGTCCAAGCAAAGGTAAAGTATAATCTTGAAACAATGCTCGGTATTACGGCAAATTCAGTTAATGTATGTGTCCAAGGTGTGCGGACACTAGAAGATTAA
- a CDS encoding DAK2 domain-containing protein encodes MAVTKITNLEFGKMVQAAADKLGKNAEFINSLNVFPVPDGDTGTNMTSSMASGAKYERNETSKRVGDLSAALAKGLLMGARGNSGVILSQIFRGFAKATEGMDVLSTADFVNAYANGAKTAYKAVMKPTEGTILTVVRESAQAGLNKIKETDDLVEIMHTIYEAGEEALKKTPDLLPVLKEVGVVDSGGQGLVFVLQAFDEALSGRVDKSDDYKPDNAEIDEMVHAMDHQSVQGKLNPEDIKYTYCTQMLVRLGKGKQVTQKFDYDTFYNYLADLGDSLLVLNDDQVVRVHVHTEHPGKVLSWGQQFGDLQTIEIHNMVWQQEEIMEKDEEDADSESPIEKAKAAAEAKKDLQTAVIAVASGEGIAKLLRSLGVTHIITGGQTMNPSTQDILDAINNSGAKQAIVLPNNGNIFMTADQAAEVADIPTKIVHSKTIAQAMSALLEYNPEASLDENQANMEANTNTVASGAVTNAVRDTTIDGREIKKDDYMGIVDGKIVTTDLELKEAAIKMVKAMLDEDSEIVTILYGAGGDQKTAEEIKAAVEEVDDELDIQIYDGGQPVYPYLISVE; translated from the coding sequence TTGGCTGTAACAAAAATTACAAACCTTGAATTCGGTAAAATGGTCCAGGCGGCCGCCGATAAACTTGGTAAGAACGCTGAATTTATTAATTCATTAAATGTTTTTCCAGTTCCAGATGGAGACACCGGGACAAACATGACTTCTTCAATGGCAAGCGGTGCCAAGTACGAACGCAACGAAACCAGTAAGAGGGTTGGCGACCTGAGTGCAGCGTTAGCAAAGGGCCTTTTGATGGGAGCACGCGGAAATTCTGGGGTTATTTTATCGCAGATTTTCCGTGGCTTTGCAAAGGCAACAGAAGGCATGGATGTTTTATCTACTGCTGACTTTGTTAATGCTTATGCTAATGGTGCAAAGACAGCTTATAAGGCTGTGATGAAGCCAACAGAAGGTACCATTTTAACTGTTGTTCGTGAATCAGCTCAAGCAGGCCTCAATAAGATTAAAGAGACTGATGATCTTGTTGAGATTATGCATACTATTTATGAAGCAGGTGAAGAAGCGCTTAAAAAGACGCCGGATTTATTGCCAGTCCTGAAAGAAGTTGGCGTGGTAGATTCTGGTGGGCAAGGACTTGTCTTTGTACTTCAAGCCTTTGATGAAGCCTTGAGTGGCCGCGTAGATAAAAGTGATGACTATAAACCTGACAATGCTGAAATTGATGAGATGGTTCACGCCATGGATCACCAAAGCGTTCAAGGAAAGCTTAATCCTGAAGATATCAAGTATACTTACTGTACTCAAATGTTGGTACGACTTGGTAAGGGTAAACAAGTGACTCAAAAGTTTGACTATGATACTTTCTATAACTACTTAGCTGACTTAGGCGATAGTTTACTTGTTCTAAACGATGATCAAGTTGTGCGGGTCCATGTTCATACCGAGCATCCTGGTAAAGTTTTATCTTGGGGTCAACAATTCGGTGATTTACAGACAATTGAAATTCATAACATGGTTTGGCAACAAGAAGAGATCATGGAAAAAGATGAAGAAGACGCTGACAGTGAGTCGCCAATTGAGAAGGCAAAAGCAGCTGCAGAAGCTAAAAAGGACCTCCAGACAGCTGTTATTGCCGTCGCATCAGGAGAAGGAATAGCGAAATTATTAAGGAGCTTGGGTGTTACCCATATCATTACAGGTGGTCAAACAATGAACCCAAGCACTCAAGATATTCTTGATGCCATTAATAATAGTGGTGCCAAGCAAGCTATTGTTCTGCCAAATAACGGCAACATCTTTATGACTGCTGATCAAGCTGCTGAAGTCGCTGATATTCCAACAAAAATTGTCCACAGTAAGACGATTGCCCAAGCGATGAGTGCGTTGCTTGAGTACAACCCAGAAGCATCTTTGGACGAAAATCAAGCAAATATGGAAGCTAATACAAATACGGTTGCCAGTGGAGCGGTTACTAATGCTGTTCGTGATACAACAATTGATGGTCGTGAAATTAAGAAAGACGACTACATGGGAATTGTTGATGGTAAAATCGTCACTACTGATTTGGAGCTGAAAGAAGCCGCTATTAAGATGGTTAAAGCCATGCTTGACGAGGATAGTGAAATTGTAACGATCTTATATGGAGCTGGTGGTGATCAAAAAACTGCTGAAGAGATTAAAGCAGCAGTTGAAGAAGTAGATGATGAATTAGATATTCAGATTTACGATGGTGGTCAGCCAGTTTATCCGTACCTGATTTCGGTTGAATAG
- the plsX gene encoding phosphate acyltransferase PlsX has protein sequence MKIAVDAMGGDNAPQVIIEGVEEARDLYPDLEFDLYGNPDKVKPLIKNNERLNIVATSEEISMGEEPVRAIRRKKDSSIVRAATAVKEGKADAFFSAGNTGAILAAGLFIVGRIKGIDRPGLTSILPIAKPGASRHNFVYLDTGANAESKEKNLEQYAYLGKFYAENVLGVANPRIALLNNGAEEDKGDKLHKEVWQILNSKDDLNFVGNIESGDLLFGKADVVVSDGWTANAALKATEGTAKMMMTLIKDGILHGGLRAKLGYLMLKPVFHQIGQKMSASTYGGAVLLGLKAPVVKTHGSADALAVKNTISQIRTMIKTGVIEKTVEFFDNTENLDNSKKNE, from the coding sequence ATGAAAATTGCTGTTGATGCAATGGGTGGAGATAATGCTCCCCAAGTAATCATTGAAGGGGTAGAAGAGGCCCGAGACCTTTACCCCGACCTAGAATTTGACCTTTATGGAAATCCAGACAAGGTTAAACCCTTAATAAAAAATAATGAGCGGCTTAATATTGTTGCTACCAGTGAAGAGATTTCAATGGGTGAAGAACCAGTCCGGGCGATTCGACGAAAAAAAGATTCGTCAATTGTTCGCGCGGCAACAGCAGTTAAAGAAGGAAAAGCTGATGCCTTCTTTTCTGCGGGAAACACTGGGGCAATTTTGGCGGCCGGCCTCTTCATTGTTGGCCGTATTAAAGGAATTGACCGTCCGGGACTCACTAGTATTTTGCCAATTGCCAAGCCGGGTGCTAGTCGACATAATTTTGTCTACCTCGATACTGGTGCAAATGCTGAAAGTAAAGAGAAAAATTTGGAACAATATGCTTACCTTGGTAAATTCTATGCCGAAAATGTATTGGGAGTTGCGAATCCTCGGATTGCGCTATTAAACAATGGGGCAGAAGAAGATAAGGGTGACAAATTACATAAAGAAGTATGGCAAATCCTCAATAGCAAAGACGATTTGAATTTTGTCGGCAATATTGAGTCTGGCGACCTCCTGTTTGGCAAGGCAGATGTTGTCGTAAGTGATGGGTGGACGGCAAATGCGGCCTTGAAAGCGACTGAAGGAACCGCTAAGATGATGATGACGTTAATTAAAGATGGAATCTTACATGGTGGTCTCCGTGCTAAGTTAGGTTATCTTATGCTAAAGCCCGTTTTCCATCAAATCGGGCAAAAAATGAGTGCTTCAACTTATGGTGGGGCAGTCTTATTAGGACTTAAGGCCCCCGTTGTTAAGACTCATGGATCTGCTGATGCTTTAGCAGTGAAAAATACAATTAGTCAAATCAGAACGATGATCAAAACGGGTGTGATTGAAAAAACAGTTGAGTTTTTTGATAACACCGAAAATCTAGACAATTCTAAGAAAAACGAATAG